TCGGCATCGAGCAGTTCGCTGCGCATCGGTCAGAACGTGTAGCCGATCGAGGCGACCAGGGTGTCGCCATCGGTCTTGCGGATGCGCGCGCCGTCCTGCACCCAGTACAGCTCGTGCGCGTTGACCCGGGTGCTGACCCAGTCCAGGTTCCAGTCCAGCCCCCAACGCTTGTGGGTGATGCCGATCTGGTAGTCGGCGAAGCTGCCCTCGCTGAAATTGCGCAGCTTCTGGTAGCCGGCGTGCAGGCGCAGCGTGGTCGACGGCAATACCGACGGCAGCAGCGGCGTCTGGTAGTTGAGATCGCCCAGCAGCGTGCCGCGCGAGTCGTGCTCGCCACGGGCGAAGCAGCGCAACGCCGTCGTCGGGTCGGCAGCGAACTGCAGGATCTGCGCGCATACGCCGCCGGTGTCGGCACCGCGGTAGGTCTTGGAGAACACGTACAGCAGGCGGCCCTCGACCGCGCCGTAGCCGAGTTCGAGCACGCCGAAATTGCTGTCGTAGTCGGTGCGGCGGATGTCCGCCGGGGTGCCGGTCTGCAGATCGATCTGATGCGGGGCCAGGAAACTGGCGCCCGGGAAGCGCTCGGTGGCCAGGCCGACGCCGGCATGCCAGGCATCGGGATTGCCGAAGCGATAGCCGGCCGCGGCAGTGATGCCCAGGCCGTCGCCATCGAGGAACTGCTTCTTGCTGACCTTGGCCACCTCCAGCAGCGCGACGAAGCCGCTGGCGTGGACGAACTGGGTGGTCCACTTCAGCGACGGGCGCATCAGCGAGTCGGACACGCCGCGCGTGCGCTGCTCGCTCATCAGCTTGATCTGATTCTGGAACTCGTAGTTGACCATGCCATCGGCGTCGGCCTGCTGGGCGTCGGCCCGGGCGCAGCACGCGCCGTGCAGGGCCAGTGCGCCCGCGAGGGTCGCCATGAAGCGGACTGCAGTCATCTCAATCTCCCCTGTTCGCTGAGGAAGGTGGGACGCGCGGCGGCCGTCGCGGGCCCCGCACGTCGATGGCGCCGGCGCGTTGCGCGCGCGGCAGGTGGACTACTTGGCGCAGACCGGCGTGCTGGGCAGCGCCTGCACGCGGGTGAAGCGCTCGGTCTCGCCGAGCACTTCCACGCCGACGAAGGCGCGCAGGTCCAACGATTTGCCGCTGGCGCGCAACGTCGCCTTGTAGCGCTTGCCGCTGCGCGGATCGAACGCCCAGCCGTCGCGCCAGGTGTCGCCGTCCTCGCGCGCCAGACGTGCGATCTGCACGCCGCAGGTATCGGTGGCGGTGCCGGCGTCCTTGTCCCAGACGATGCGTCCGCACAAGGCCGTGGCCGCATCCGCACAGGGCGCGAACTCCACCACCGCGTCCTTGGCCGCGGTCAGCCACAGCCCCTGCGCCGCGGCCGGTGCAGCGCCTGCTGCAGCCGGCGCCAGCAACCACCCCGCAATGACCACGCCGTACCACTTGATTCCCGGACTCGCCTGCATCGAACGCCCCCTCGCCATCGCGCAATTAAGTAGTGAAAACTACCGTATAGCGATCACTACCGTTTTGCAAGCATTGTGCGCACGGCGTTCGCCGCGGGCGCGACGAAGCGCGCAAGCGCCTGGACTCAAAGGGATTATTTGAGCGGCACCCTGCGTGCGCCGGCCGGTCTTTGCGGCGTCGCAACAGCCGACAGCGAACACCTCGGCGCACGTCACGGTCACGGCATCGCAGTGCATGCGGCGAACGCGTCGGCCACACCAGCCAACGCCACAGCCGAGCGCGGCGCGCCGCCCGACTCGATCGGCAGTTTCAAAAAACGAGGAGGACAGAGCGCTGGTCGGGGTTTGCGGCCAGCAGACTGCAGCGGCAATCGCCACGGCATCGAAAGCGGGGCCGCCGCGCACACGGGGCGGCATTGCCGATGCAGGCCAGTGCGAGAGGTGGCGACCGGCACGAGCGGCCGGTCGCAGGCAGCCGGCGATGGCACTGCCGCGGTGGCGGGGAACTCCCCGCTCACTGCATCGGCGCCTCCCGCAAGCGGGAGGCGCGCGTCTGGATCAGGCGTCCTTGCCGGACACGTGCCCGTCGATCTTCGAGGTCTGGTACAGCGCCATGCCGATGCGCTTGATCAGGCCGAGCTGCTGCTCCAGCCACCAGGCATGGTCTTCCTCGGTGTCGCGCAACTGCGCCAGCAGCACGTCGCGGCTGACGTAGTCGCCGTGCTGCTCGCACAGCTTCATGCCCGCGGCCAGATTGGCACGCACTTCGTATTCGACCTTCAGGTCCTTCTCCAGCATTTCCTCGACCGTGCGCCCGGGCTCGAAGGCATGCGGGCGCATGTCCGGGTCGCCTTCCAGGAACAGGATGCGCCGCAGCAGCGCATCGGCGTGCTCGGTTTCCTCTTCCATCTCGTGGTTGATGCGTTCGTACAGCGCCAGCAGGCCCTGGTCCTCGTAACGTCGCGAGTGGATGAAATACTGGTCGCGCGCGGCCAGTTCGCCGCGCAGCAGCTCCTTGAGGCATTGCACAACGTCGGGGTGTCCCTTCATGGGCGGGCTCCGTGGGGTCGACTGAGGGCGCCATAGTGCCCGATGCCGCCGCGCCGCGTTCCAATCGGAATCATTCACATCCCGAGTCGCACCACCCACGATGCGTGACCCCGCGCACAGCGCGCCGCGCCTACGCGGGAACGACACGCATGCGTGTCTAGAATCGGAGACTTGTCACCGGAGAGAGACAATGCGCGGTCGATGGAAACGCCTGCTGCTGGGCACGCTGCTGCTGGCAGTCGCCATTGTATTGGGCGTCTGGCTGCTGCTGCGCGGCAGCCTGGCCACGCTGGACGGCAAGGCGCCGCTGCAAGGCCTGCAGGCGCCGGTGAGCATCCAGCGCGACGCGCTGGGCACGGTCACCATCGAGGCCGCCGACGAAGCCGATGCGATGCGCGCGCTCGGCTACGTGCATGCGCAGGAGCGCTTCTTCGAGATGGACCTGCTGCGCCGCGCCGCCGCCGGCGAACTGTCCGAGCTGGTCGGCCCGCACGCGCTGGGCGTGGACAAGGCGCGCCGTGCGCAGCGCCTGCGGGCCCGCAGCAACGCGCAACTGGCCGCATTCGCCGGCACGCACGCGGCGGCGCTGCAGGCCTACAGCGCCGGCGTCAACCAGGGCCTGCACGCGCTGCGGGTGCGGCCGTGGCCGTACCTGTTGCTGTTCGCCGCGCCGCGCGACTGGCAGCCGGTGGATTCGGCGCTGGCCGGGCAGGCGATGTACTTCGACCTGCAAGGCAAGCAGCTCGATCGCAAGCTGGAGCTGTACCGGCTGCAGCAGCGCTTGCCCGCGCCGCTGTACGCCCTGCTGCGCCACGACGGCAGCAGTTGGGACGCCGCGCTGGATGGCAGCGCGGTCGGCGACGCGGTGTTGCCCGACGCCGGTCAGGTCGATCTGCGCAGGCTGCCGGATGGGGCCGCGCAGGCTAACGCCGACGCGGTGGCTCCTGCCGCGCCCGGCAGCAACAACTGGGCGATTGCCGGCAGCCGCACCGCCGACGGCCGCGCCATCGTCGCCAACGACATGCACCTGGCCCTGCGCGCGCCCAGCCTGTGGTTCCGGGTGCGCCTGCGCTATGCCGATGCGCAGGCGCCAGGCGGCCGCGTGGACGTGTCGGGGTTCTCCCTGCCCGGCCTGCCGGCGGTGATCGTCGGCAGCAACGGCCACATCGCCTGGGGCTTCACCAACAGCTATGCCGATACCGCCGACTGGTACCGGCTCACGCCCTGCGCCGCGACGCCGCAACCCGGCTGCACGCCGGTCACCGTACACAACGAACGGATCCGGGTGTCGGGCGCGCCCGACACCGTGCTGCAGGTGGAAGACACCGCCTACGGTCCGATCCTGCAGCATGAACCCGACGGCAGCGCCCTGGCATTGCGCTGGGCGGCGCAACTGCCGGGTGCGCTGAACCTGGGCCTGGCCGACTTCGCCCGCGCCACGTCCCTCCCCGATGCCTTCGCCCGCGCGCAACGCATCGCCACGCCCGCGCAGAACCTGGTGCTGGCCGACCGCGACGGCCATATCGGCTGGCGCGTGCTCGGCCCGCTGCCGCTGCGCGGCCCGCATTGCGCAGCCGATCCGGTGATGCACGACGTGCGCGCGTCGGTGCCGGCGGACGCGCGCTGCGCGCCGTGGCCGCTATCCACCACCCAGTCGCCGCAGCGCATCGATCCCGCCGACGGGCAACTGTGGACCGCCAATGCCCGCGTGGTCGGCGGTGCCGAACTGGCACCGCTAGGCGACGGCGGCTACGCGCTGGGCGCACGCGCACAGCAGATCCGCGACGACCTGCGCCTGCATCCGCACCTCGACGAACGGCAGTTGCTGGCGATCCAGCTCGACGACCGCGCGCTGTTCCTGCAGCGCTGGTGGGCGCTGCTGCAGCAACGCGATGCCGGTGCGGCGACGCCGGCGCTGCACGCTGTCTCGCAAGCGGCCAAGCATTGGGAAGGCCGCGCCAGCACCGGTTCGGTGAGCTACACCGTGGTGCGCGCCTGGCGCCTGGCGGTGCTGACCCGGATCCGCGACGGCCTGATCGCACCGGCGCGTACAGGATCGGACGCCGATGCCTCACCCCCGGCGCTGCCGCAACTGGAAGGCGTGGCCTGGCCGCTGCTGCAGCAACAGCCGCTGCACCTGCTGCCGCGCCGCTACGGCAGCTGGCAGGCGCTGCTGGAAGACGCCGCCGCCGAGGTGCGCACGCACCTGCAGGCCGAAGGCCCGCTGGACACACGCCGCTGGGGCTTGGAGAACCGCGCGGCGATCTGCCATCCGCTGGCGCAGGGCCTGCCCGGGCCGCTGCGCGGCTGGCTGTGCATGCCGGACACCCCGCTCCCCGGCGACGACAACATGCCACGGGTGCAGCGCCCGGAATTCGGCGCCTCCGAACGCATGGTGGTGGCGCCCGGCCACGAAGCCGACGGCATCGTGCACATGCCGGGCGGCCAGAGCGGCCACCCGCTGTCGCCGTTCTGGGGCGCCGGCCACGCCGACTGGGTGCAGGGCCGAGCCACAAAGTTCCTGCCCGGCCCGACCCGGTACACGCTGACATTAAGCCCGACCGCACCACAATGACCTGATCTCGGTCCGCGCCGGCGTCTGTCCGCTTGCGCTGGCCTGCCGCCTTCCCTCCCCCCACTGCCGAGTCTGCCTACCGATGAAGCGCCCTCCCCTGCTCGCCCTGTTGCTGCCGCTCGCCGCGGCCGTGTCGTTCTCCGCCAGCGCCGCGCCGACCGCCGACGCGCCCACTGCCGCCGCCGACTGCAGCGTGCGCGCCGAACCCGGCGACGATCTGCAGGCCGCGATCGACCGCGTCCCCAACGACGGCAAGCCCGCCACCGTGTGCCTGAGCGCGGGCGAGTTCCCGGTGAGCAAGCTGATCTCGATCCAGCGCGACGGCCTGCGCCTGCGCGGCCAGGGCGACAGCACCGTGCTGCGCATGCGCGACCACGTGCAGCAACCCACCATCGTGATCGGCGACTACCAGAACGAGCGTCCGATCCGGCCGATCCGCGACGTGCGCGTGGAGCAGTTGCAGATCGTCGGCGGCACCATCGACAAGGAGTTCATGCCCGAGCGCCCGTACCTGAGCAACAGCCTAGTGGTGGTGCGCAACGGCCAGAACATCCAGCTGACCCACCTGCGGGTGAGCAAGTGCCGCAGCGCCTGCCTGCTCAGCGAATTCGACAGCCGCGACCTGCTGATCGCGCACAACGACGTGTCCGGCGCGACCTGGGACGGGGTGTCGTTCAACCGCACTGCCAAGGTCAAACTGATCGACAACGTGATCCACGACAACGTCGCCGCCGGCATCACCACCGAGCACCTGGAAGACAGCGAGATCCGCGACAACCGCCTGGAGCGCAACGGCAGCCAGGGCGTGTACCTGGCCGACGCACGCCGCAACCTGTTCGCGGGCAACCAGTTCATCGACAACAAGGGCGCCGGGCTCTACCTGACCTGCTCGATCCGCCAGCGCACGCCGCAGATCCTGTGCTGGGACAACAGCATGAGCCAGGACAACACCTTCGAGAACAACACCTTCCGCGGCAACCCCTACACCTACACCATCGGCGTGGACAGCGCGGCCAACTGCACCGGACCGGACTTCCGCCCCAACCTGTGGCGCAAGAACAACCAGGCCGATGCCTCGGGCATCGACATCCAGCCCGAACGCTACGGCCACTGCGTGCGCTTCGAGTAAGCGCACGCGGCCGCCGCACCTGCGGCACGCCACTGGCTGCCTCGGCAGGGTGGCGTGGCGGCCTGGCGCGGCAGGCGCCCGCCAGGCTTCGCGCCTACGCATGACGGCGCCCGGGTCTGTGCGCCCGGTGTCACCTGCTTCGTCCGCCCGACGCGGGACGCCTGCCCGCCACGCTGACCACGGGTGCGCCGGCGAACGCGGCAAGCCGCTCAAGCTCTCCCTGCGGCGGCCGCTAACCGGTGACGACGCCCCAGCGACCGACGGACCGCGCTGGATCACCGATCGGCCGTGCCGCGCAGGCGCTGGAGTGCCGCCGCGTGCTCTGGGAGAGCAGATGAGCTACCACCTTCATGTCCGCCGCACCCTCGACCGGCCGATCCTGGCGATCCAGGGCCTGACCCTGTGCGTCTGGCTGGCGCTGCTGCTGTGCAACCCCTACCTGCGCCATCCGCTGGACCCGCGTTACGCGCTGGCGTTCGTCGCCATGCTCGGCAGCGGTGCGGTCATGCGCATGGCCAGGCAATCCTGGCAATGGCGGCTGGGCGGCTTTCTGTCGGTGATCGCATTCGATGCCGCGTTCCGGCTGCAACTGCATCACATGGGCGGCGCCAGCGTGAGCTGGATGCTGCCGGTGGCGGTGACCCTGAGCCTGGGCTACAGCGTGCTGTTCAGCCACGCGCGCGACTATCTGCTGGCCCTGGCCTGCACCTGGGCGATCATGCTCGGCTGGCACGACAGCCTGGTGCCGAGCGCGGCCGACCTGCCGCTGCTGGAACTGCTGGTGGCGGCGGTGACGATCATCGGGCTGGCCATGAACCACGTCGTCGTCACCGCCCTGCGCAGCAACTACGCGCATCGGGAAAACGATCGACGCCTGGCCGCCACCGATGCACTGACCGGACTCCCTAACCGGCGCGCGCTCATCGCCGAGCTGGAGGCAGCGGTCGGCGCCCGGCATGCCGTGCAGCTGGCCATGCTGGAGATCGACGACTTCGAGCGGATCGGCGCAGAGCACGGCCACCACGTCGGCGATGCGGTGCTGCAGGCGCTGGCGACGGAGCTGGTGCGGCTGGATCCGCGCTGCCGTGTCGGCCGCCTCGGCGGCGAGGAATTCGGCCTGCTGTTCGAGGGCGTGTCGCAGGCCAAGGCGAGCGAACGGCTGCAGCGCCTGAAGCAGCGCATCCGCAACCTGCGCGTGGACGGGGCCGCGTTCACCTGTAGCGTCGGCCTGGCCTCGCTGCCGGCCGGCGGCGAGGTGTCGGACCTGCTCGCACGCGCCGACCGCGCGCTGTCCGCCGCCCGGCAAGACCGCCACGGCGGCCTCCGCCTCGATGGTGCCGCAAGCGCGTCGCCCGGCACGTCCGCGGTGTTCGCGGGCGACGCCGATCTGCCGGCGGTCACCCCGCTGTAAGCCGGGGCCGGCCGTGGGCGCGGCGCCCGCCGCAGCCGCGGCAGACGCTGTGCTTGCCCCGGCTGCAGTGCGGCGGTAGCGCAGCTGCGCCGGCATGCAGCAGGCGCAGCGCCACCCTGCTTCGTGCCCCGCGTGCCGTCGCTACACCGCCCGCCACAGCAAGCGCAGGCCCAGGCCACTCATCAGCACCGCACTGAGCCGGTCCAGCGGCCGCCGCGCGCGCATCCACCAGCGCCGCGGCGCCGGCGCGGACAGCACCCCGGCCACCAGCGCGAACCAGGCCGCATCGATGGCGAAGGCCAGCAGCGGCAGCGTCACATACTCGGCCGCGACGCGCTGCACCGGCAGCAGTGCGGCGAACAGGCTGGCGAACACCAACGCAGTCTGCGGGTTGCCGAGTTGGGTCAGCAGGCCCATGACGAAGGCCGAACGCACCGCCGGGACCTGCTGTTCCGGCGCGACGGCCGGCGCCGGCGTCCGCCACGCCCGCCAGGCCAGCCACAGCAGATAGACGGCACCGGCGACCGACAACGCGCGATGCAGCAGCGGCACCCGCTCCAGCAACGCCTGCAGGCCGAACAACGCCGCCAACGCGAACAGCGCGCAGCCCACGCCCATGCCCAGTGCCGCGGCGACTCCGGCCGCGCGCGAGCGCCCAGCAGCCAGCCGCGCCACCAGCAAGAAGCTCGCGCCGGGGCTGATCGCCCCCAGCAGCAGCACGCCGGCGATCGCCAGCAGGCTGGCGGCGGTCATCCCAGCGCCTGCGCGTGCACTCCCGCCACCGCACGACCGGACGGATCGGCCATGGCCGCGAAGCTGGCGTCCCAGGCGATCGCCGCCGGCGAGGAGCAGGCGATCGACTTGCCGCCGGGCACGGTCTCGGCCGCGGCCGGCGTCGGGAACGCGCGCTCGAACAGGCTGCGGTAGTAATAGGCTTCCTTGGTCTGCGGCGGGTTTACCGGGAAGCGCTTGTCGGCCGCGGCCAGTTCGCGGTCGCTGACCTGCGCCTCGGCATGCGCCTTGAGCCCATCGATCCAGCCATAGCCGACGCCGTCGCTGAACTGCTCCTTCTGCCGCCACAGGATCGAGTCGGGCAGGTAACCCTCGAAGGCCTCGCGCAGCACGCCTTTTTCCATGCGCACCGCGGCGCCGCTGGCCTTGTCGATCATCTTGTACTGGGCGTCCATGCGCATGGCCACGTCCAGGAATTCCACATCCAGGAACGGCACGCGCGGCTCCACGCCCCAGGCCATCATCGACTTGTTGGCGCGCAGGCAGTCGTAGTTGTACAGCGCGTCGAGCTTGCGGATCAGTTCTTCGTGGAATTCGCGCGCGTTCGGCGCCTTGTGGAAGTACAGGTAGCCGCCGAAGATCTCGTCGCTGCCTTCGCCGGAAAGCACCATCTTCACCCCCATCGCCTTGATCCGCCGCGCCAGCAGGAACATCGGCGTGGAGGCGCGGATGGTGGTGACGTCGTAGGTCTCGATGTGCCGGATGACTTCCGGCAGCGCGTCCAGGCCTTCCTCGAAGGTGTATTCGAACCCGTGGTGCACGGTGCCCAGCGCCTCGGCGGCGATCGCCGCGGCGGCCAGGTCCGGCGAGCCCTTCAGGCCGATCGCGAACGAGTGCAGGCGCGGCCACCAGGCCTCGGCCTCGTCGTTCTCCTCGATGCGCTTGCGCGCGAAGCGCGCCGCCACCGCCGCGACCAGCGACGAATCCAGCCCACCGGAGAGCAGCACGCCGTACGGCACGTCGGTCATCAACTGGCGATGCACGGCGCGCTCGAAGGCCTCGCGCAGTTCCTGCTTGCTCACCTCCACGCCCTGCACCGCCGCGTAGTCGCGCCACGGCTTGCGGTAGTACTGCACCAATGCGCCGCTGGCGCTGTCGTAGTAGTGGCCCGGCGGGAACTGGGCGACGTCGGCGCAGCTGTCGGCCAGCGACTTCATCTCCGACGCCACCCGCAGCCGCCCCTGCGCATCATGGCCCCAGTACAGCGGGCACACGCCCATCGGATCGCGCGCGATCAGCACGCGGCCGGCGGCCTTGTCCCACAGCGCGAAAGCAAAGATGCCGTTGAGGCGGTTCAGCAGCGCCTCCGGCGTGGTCTCGCGGTACAGCGCGTTGATCACCTCGCAGTCCGAGCCGGTCTGGAAGGCATACGGCTGGGCGAGTTGCTTCTTCAGTTCGCGGTGGTTGTAGATCTCGCCGTTGACCGCCAGCGCCAGTTGCCCGTCGTCGGAGAGCAGCGGCTGCGAGCCGCCGGCCGGGTCGACGATGGCCAGGCGCTCGTGCACCAGGATCGCGCCGTCGTCGACATACACGCCGCTCCAGTCCGGGCCGCGGTGGCGCTGCCGCTGCGAGCAGTCCAGCGCCTGCCGCCGCAGCGCCTGCAGGTCGTCGCCCGGTTGCAGGCCGAAGATGCCGAAGATCGAACACATGGGAAAGCTCCTGATCGTGGGGTGGTGGTTGCGGAGGGGAGATACCCAGGCACAAAAAAACCCGCATCGGCCGATGCGGGTTTTCTGGTGGCTGGGCGTGGTGTTTCTGGTAGCGCCTAGTCGCAGACCCGCATCGGCCGCGCACGATTATTCGCCAGCGCATTATTGCGGCCGTTGGCGTTGCTCGAGCGGAGGACGGACAGCGAGGTCATGGGGCGACCGTAACCCGGCGCGCGGGCCGGCGCAACTGTTACCGCAGCAACCGTTCGATCAGGCGCAGGTACAGGTCCGGCAGCGCCTCCAGGTCGGCCACGCGCACGTGCTCGTCGACCTGGTGGATGCTGGCGTTGACCGGGCCGACCTCGATG
This genomic stretch from Xanthomonas sacchari harbors:
- a CDS encoding TorF family putative porin, with translation MATLAGALALHGACCARADAQQADADGMVNYEFQNQIKLMSEQRTRGVSDSLMRPSLKWTTQFVHASGFVALLEVAKVSKKQFLDGDGLGITAAAGYRFGNPDAWHAGVGLATERFPGASFLAPHQIDLQTGTPADIRRTDYDSNFGVLELGYGAVEGRLLYVFSKTYRGADTGGVCAQILQFAADPTTALRCFARGEHDSRGTLLGDLNYQTPLLPSVLPSTTLRLHAGYQKLRNFSEGSFADYQIGITHKRWGLDWNLDWVSTRVNAHELYWVQDGARIRKTDGDTLVASIGYTF
- a CDS encoding DUF2147 domain-containing protein; the encoded protein is MQASPGIKWYGVVIAGWLLAPAAAGAAPAAAQGLWLTAAKDAVVEFAPCADAATALCGRIVWDKDAGTATDTCGVQIARLAREDGDTWRDGWAFDPRSGKRYKATLRASGKSLDLRAFVGVEVLGETERFTRVQALPSTPVCAK
- the bfr gene encoding bacterioferritin — encoded protein: MKGHPDVVQCLKELLRGELAARDQYFIHSRRYEDQGLLALYERINHEMEEETEHADALLRRILFLEGDPDMRPHAFEPGRTVEEMLEKDLKVEYEVRANLAAGMKLCEQHGDYVSRDVLLAQLRDTEEDHAWWLEQQLGLIKRIGMALYQTSKIDGHVSGKDA
- a CDS encoding penicillin acylase family protein; its protein translation is MRGRWKRLLLGTLLLAVAIVLGVWLLLRGSLATLDGKAPLQGLQAPVSIQRDALGTVTIEAADEADAMRALGYVHAQERFFEMDLLRRAAAGELSELVGPHALGVDKARRAQRLRARSNAQLAAFAGTHAAALQAYSAGVNQGLHALRVRPWPYLLLFAAPRDWQPVDSALAGQAMYFDLQGKQLDRKLELYRLQQRLPAPLYALLRHDGSSWDAALDGSAVGDAVLPDAGQVDLRRLPDGAAQANADAVAPAAPGSNNWAIAGSRTADGRAIVANDMHLALRAPSLWFRVRLRYADAQAPGGRVDVSGFSLPGLPAVIVGSNGHIAWGFTNSYADTADWYRLTPCAATPQPGCTPVTVHNERIRVSGAPDTVLQVEDTAYGPILQHEPDGSALALRWAAQLPGALNLGLADFARATSLPDAFARAQRIATPAQNLVLADRDGHIGWRVLGPLPLRGPHCAADPVMHDVRASVPADARCAPWPLSTTQSPQRIDPADGQLWTANARVVGGAELAPLGDGGYALGARAQQIRDDLRLHPHLDERQLLAIQLDDRALFLQRWWALLQQRDAGAATPALHAVSQAAKHWEGRASTGSVSYTVVRAWRLAVLTRIRDGLIAPARTGSDADASPPALPQLEGVAWPLLQQQPLHLLPRRYGSWQALLEDAAAEVRTHLQAEGPLDTRRWGLENRAAICHPLAQGLPGPLRGWLCMPDTPLPGDDNMPRVQRPEFGASERMVVAPGHEADGIVHMPGGQSGHPLSPFWGAGHADWVQGRATKFLPGPTRYTLTLSPTAPQ
- a CDS encoding right-handed parallel beta-helix repeat-containing protein — translated: MKRPPLLALLLPLAAAVSFSASAAPTADAPTAAADCSVRAEPGDDLQAAIDRVPNDGKPATVCLSAGEFPVSKLISIQRDGLRLRGQGDSTVLRMRDHVQQPTIVIGDYQNERPIRPIRDVRVEQLQIVGGTIDKEFMPERPYLSNSLVVVRNGQNIQLTHLRVSKCRSACLLSEFDSRDLLIAHNDVSGATWDGVSFNRTAKVKLIDNVIHDNVAAGITTEHLEDSEIRDNRLERNGSQGVYLADARRNLFAGNQFIDNKGAGLYLTCSIRQRTPQILCWDNSMSQDNTFENNTFRGNPYTYTIGVDSAANCTGPDFRPNLWRKNNQADASGIDIQPERYGHCVRFE
- a CDS encoding diguanylate cyclase — translated: MSYHLHVRRTLDRPILAIQGLTLCVWLALLLCNPYLRHPLDPRYALAFVAMLGSGAVMRMARQSWQWRLGGFLSVIAFDAAFRLQLHHMGGASVSWMLPVAVTLSLGYSVLFSHARDYLLALACTWAIMLGWHDSLVPSAADLPLLELLVAAVTIIGLAMNHVVVTALRSNYAHRENDRRLAATDALTGLPNRRALIAELEAAVGARHAVQLAMLEIDDFERIGAEHGHHVGDAVLQALATELVRLDPRCRVGRLGGEEFGLLFEGVSQAKASERLQRLKQRIRNLRVDGAAFTCSVGLASLPAGGEVSDLLARADRALSAARQDRHGGLRLDGAASASPGTSAVFAGDADLPAVTPL
- a CDS encoding LysE family translocator, producing the protein MTAASLLAIAGVLLLGAISPGASFLLVARLAAGRSRAAGVAAALGMGVGCALFALAALFGLQALLERVPLLHRALSVAGAVYLLWLAWRAWRTPAPAVAPEQQVPAVRSAFVMGLLTQLGNPQTALVFASLFAALLPVQRVAAEYVTLPLLAFAIDAAWFALVAGVLSAPAPRRWWMRARRPLDRLSAVLMSGLGLRLLWRAV
- the asnB gene encoding asparagine synthase B, which translates into the protein MCSIFGIFGLQPGDDLQALRRQALDCSQRQRHRGPDWSGVYVDDGAILVHERLAIVDPAGGSQPLLSDDGQLALAVNGEIYNHRELKKQLAQPYAFQTGSDCEVINALYRETTPEALLNRLNGIFAFALWDKAAGRVLIARDPMGVCPLYWGHDAQGRLRVASEMKSLADSCADVAQFPPGHYYDSASGALVQYYRKPWRDYAAVQGVEVSKQELREAFERAVHRQLMTDVPYGVLLSGGLDSSLVAAVAARFARKRIEENDEAEAWWPRLHSFAIGLKGSPDLAAAAIAAEALGTVHHGFEYTFEEGLDALPEVIRHIETYDVTTIRASTPMFLLARRIKAMGVKMVLSGEGSDEIFGGYLYFHKAPNAREFHEELIRKLDALYNYDCLRANKSMMAWGVEPRVPFLDVEFLDVAMRMDAQYKMIDKASGAAVRMEKGVLREAFEGYLPDSILWRQKEQFSDGVGYGWIDGLKAHAEAQVSDRELAAADKRFPVNPPQTKEAYYYRSLFERAFPTPAAAETVPGGKSIACSSPAAIAWDASFAAMADPSGRAVAGVHAQALG